GAACTCTTTACATTGCCGCCAAGGATTTTGTCTATAAGTTTTGCCATCTACGCACGCCTTTTGTATTTTTTTAAATTTAGATAGTATCTGTCCTATATTGGGATCTATATTAATTAATTTTGCTATTATAAAGCTACACTGGTTCCCGACCTGTATTCGAAGATTCTTTCAGTTTTATGAAGAAGGATTTTTTCCAGGGGGAATGCTTTTTTCTGGCACTCTCAGAACTCAAAACTCCAGATTTTGTCACCTACATGGCTTATTGACTTTATGGCTTTCCCCGATTCTGAATCAACCATCTGCTGCCCTTCCATAAGGGCTTTTCCTATGGCAAGAGGTTTTCTGTGTGTTTCTTCCACTACAATTACAAAATCCCCTTCTTTTATATCGGGATCAGCTTCCACGATCCCCGGAGCCATGATGTCTGCCCCGTTTGATACAAAGCGAATTGCCCCTTTATCCACAACAACAAGGCGTTTCTGTAGCCCCATCTCAAGAGCTCCGCGGACTGTGGGAAAAAGATGCTCCTCTATTTCAAACAGAAGAGGCCTGCCTTCAACAAGGATAAGGGAATACTCATCAAGGGTAACCTTTTCAAGTGTTTTGTTTTCCAGGTCTTCCATTTCTTTACCGAAGGCGGACTCAAGGTCTTTTAGCATCTTGTTCTTTATATTTTTCCTCAGCTGAACTCTTGACTTTACTTTCAATCAATCACCCGATTTCAAAAGGTTGAGCTTATTCATAGGATAGGGTCCTGAGCCTTTTAAAGCTTATGTGGAAACTCAGATATTATCGGACTCAGATGTTCAATTTCCTGTACATTTTTATTAATTATTTCCGGATTTTGTTTATAAATGTTTTATTCAAATTTAACAAAAAGCGTCGTGAGAAGCACCAGGCCACTTCCAAGAAACACGCTTTCATAGCCTAAAGGTCCTATAAACAAACTTCCAAATACTGGAATAAGCCCGAGACCTGCATAAATTCCTGTATTGAATAATCCCATCGCGATCCCGCTCGAGCTCACTCTGGAGACTGCAGCAACAAGCCCAAGGACTGCTGCCCCTCCTCCTGCACCAATAAGGAAGAATGCCAGTAAAGGCACTTTTAGAGAAAACAGGATCCCTGCTGCTGCAAGGACTATTCCTGCTCTTATTATACTTTTATTCTTTGCCTTTGTTTTTCCTGCAGCAAGTGAACTCAACATTGCAGCCAGATATGATGCTGAAATTGCAAATCCAAGTTCCGGTTTTGTCAGGAAGCCGGCACTGTAGTCTGCATAGTTTGAATTCAGCACTCCTGTGGCTCCGTAAAGGACGACTGAAATTCCCCAGAGTTTCCAGAATCCGTTTTCAAAAAAAGTCTCCCTGGTTTTTTCCAGATACATGCCGGGTTTGAAGCCTGTCCGGTTTTCATGCGGCTCTCCCGGGGGTTTAACTCTTTTTGAAGTCCCATATTCGTCCTTTTTTCTGCCGGAGTTGTCCGGGGTTTGTCCCCGGGTTTCGCGAAGGAGGAAGATGAAAGACAGGAAGGCAAGAAGGGTGAAGATGTTTATTGCAGTCTTGATCTCCAGTTCTGCAAGCATCCCTGAGAAAAATACTCCTGCAGCCAGTCCTGCATTTAACAGGAAATTGAATTCTCCCAGACTCTGATGGCTGTCTTTCCAGTCTGCAATCATGGAATAAGCAGCAGGGAAAAAAGCCCCGCAGCCCAGACCCTCCACGAAGCGTGAAATGCCGAGGACCCAGAGGTTGTCGGAGATCGAAATAAAAATCCCGGAAATGAGGGTGAGTGTGATTCCCAGGCTCACCACTTTAAGGTTTCCTATCCTGTCTGCAAGTATTCCAAAAGGGAGAAGGGTGAGAAGGGCTCCTATAAAATATCCGGAATAAAGTAAACTTGAAACCGCAGGGCTCGTGCTGCCTTCTCCTGCAAGTTCGGGAAGGATAGGAATTACCGCGTTAGAGAGGCCCTGGATTGCAAAGACTGAAGAGTAAAGTAAGAGTTTTTTCGAGTTCATGGTTTTTCTGTTATTCGCATTTGATCAGTAATTAATTTCTGTAATTGCCTTCAGGAAACTGATAATACCGGGGATGCCCTGGAAGCGCTCTGATGCATATAAGA
This window of the Methanosarcina mazei S-6 genome carries:
- a CDS encoding RNA-binding protein, with the translated sequence MKVKSRVQLRKNIKNKMLKDLESAFGKEMEDLENKTLEKVTLDEYSLILVEGRPLLFEIEEHLFPTVRGALEMGLQKRLVVVDKGAIRFVSNGADIMAPGIVEADPDIKEGDFVIVVEETHRKPLAIGKALMEGQQMVDSESGKAIKSISHVGDKIWSFEF
- a CDS encoding MFS transporter, whose translation is MNSKKLLLYSSVFAIQGLSNAVIPILPELAGEGSTSPAVSSLLYSGYFIGALLTLLPFGILADRIGNLKVVSLGITLTLISGIFISISDNLWVLGISRFVEGLGCGAFFPAAYSMIADWKDSHQSLGEFNFLLNAGLAAGVFFSGMLAELEIKTAINIFTLLAFLSFIFLLRETRGQTPDNSGRKKDEYGTSKRVKPPGEPHENRTGFKPGMYLEKTRETFFENGFWKLWGISVVLYGATGVLNSNYADYSAGFLTKPELGFAISASYLAAMLSSLAAGKTKAKNKSIIRAGIVLAAAGILFSLKVPLLAFFLIGAGGGAAVLGLVAAVSRVSSSGIAMGLFNTGIYAGLGLIPVFGSLFIGPLGYESVFLGSGLVLLTTLFVKFE